TAACATCTTGACTAAGAAATCATTGGCTGaggtaattatgattaatagaaaatagattttcgcattaatcatatttagttGAGATGTATCCTAGATTTGGTCATAGAATCAAGTTAGTGGATTTGACTATTCCATGATCCTCACTTGATCGGGATATTATTCAATGAAGAATTTAATTACACggtaatcataaataaagggTTCATGGATGATCAAtgcctttattattaattagataattataatatgttaCTAGAcatcaattataatttataggaACGATTGAGggacaattatttaattgtttctttagttgattaaagtgttttaattaatattaaagagtttaatattaaattctcattgccaattaataatgaacctaAAAAGTCACACATGTTAAGATCAACTCAAGTAAGGCGATGGACTTGACTTGTACCTCGAGTAGGAACACTAGCATCTTTTGAAGTTAAAGTCTGTAAATGtctaactaataataatgtataatatataagtgttatatattgaaagagcttgacacatgtcatcacaaaaggtttgtaataacatatatttatacaaCAGCTTGAAacgtgtcatcataaaagggttttatgatgacacgtgtcatgaAAGTAACTTGACATGTGTCATcataaaaaagtttataatGACATGTGTAGAGAAAGCATCTAGGCATGtgtcattataaaataattttatgatgacatgtgttagGAAAGCAGTTTGAAACATGTCATCACCAAAAGagtttatgatgacatgtgttaagAAAGTAGCTTGACATGTGGTGTCAATATAGTTTGACACGTGTCATtataaaagagttttatgatgacatgtgtttgtACAACTGTGTTAAGGATTATGAATCTTTAACACTATGTAGGAGAGTTTTTTACTCCtataatcaaaagaaaatagagataaTTTGACATATTTACTATTATAACAATATTATCATAGTAGAAAACTTGAGAGTGGAGAAAGAGTTCTTCATCTTTAAAGATTGAATAGCTTTGCTTGAGGTTGATTGTATGAGATAATCTAGAGGATTTGCAATTACAAATCTCaatttgattctctaacagAAACATTATCAACAATCAAAAATCGAATTTCGCTCTTCTAAGAttgtagtctttttctttgtgttcttcatattcataaaagaaaaactattttcttttttcaatttaaatcttcaattacaacttgtaattttaattttcatgaaATGTGAAATGTTTAGAATTTCCATTGCGTCACTGTCATGCATTTTCCAACAATTAGTCCTCATTTCATTGATATATGAGGCCAAATAGTATAAGAATCCTTTGGGTTTGGTTGAATTGAGTATGGGCGACCTCGTGACAATTGAAAAAAGTTTGTTATCTAAAGTTCCATTCACATTCACAGAGAAGCCAATATCAATTGGTTTGTTAGGTATAATCCCATTCACATTCATATTGCAAAGTTACAACCAATAATAATCTGCTTTTTTAACACTCTAACAGAATTACcaaacatattattttacaGTTCTTCTACAGCAAGACTGTAAAACTTAGCTATACCATTATCCGTGGTCAATAGTAGATGTATATACAATAACTCCTGTCAAAATAGAGTTAAGGTTTCAGCACATAATAGTGTAGATAATGAAAAATACCATAGTGTAGCCTAACCATTGGAAAGGGAGAAGAGACAGAAATGAGCTAGAATTCAGtcactttctcatattaggCCAATCATTTCAACTTGTCATTTGAAATGGAGATTCAGTAAACATAGCAAATAACATGACTACAAATTCACTACTATAGTAGGGTTTtgaacataaagaaaaagtcatGCAATTCTTTTGGacattttcttagttttgGAAGATGGAATAGTATGCATTAAATGTTGAATCACATGTagctttcttttcctttttcccttGATGCAAAGGAATTAAACAGGAGTTAATTTGTATGCATTATTACATTTTTCCTTTGTTCAACAAAAGGCCTTGAAGTAGTGATTTACATTGTGTTGAAGCATAGGAGAGCATCTAAAAGAGGGAGATAGGTGgagaaaaatgataattgAAGTGGGTCCTCCAATTAGCTCAGTGGAGCAAAATTAGTCACCGGAAGTGGAAGCTGCAATGTCAAGCAAAGCAAAATCCATCTCCCACCCAACCAATCCTTCTCttatagaaaaagagaagcatgtgaatttttaaaaaacaaaaaaaagtggGCACATGAAAACAACTTttaacatcatcatcatcatcatcatcatttatCTTCTTCtgattttcttctcttctttcttgatTCTCACCTACTACTACCCATATACCCACCTCTTCAACTTGCACAAAGCAAGCTCACCCCCATTTCCACTGTAAGTCACTCTTTCTCtcaccttttttttctttttcctttccctCATGTCGACCCTTTTCCTTGAATTCATGGATTGATAGTGTCACCAACCTATATACAAAAAGGagataatataaaaactagaggagaaaagaaaagcttcAATGCTTTGCAAGTAATCAATCTTTTTACTACtaactactactactactctCTGAAACAATTCTGTTTTTGTTCTGTTCTTTTATGTTCTCTTTCCTTCTAAAACAttctttctcttattaaatctTGCCTTTGCTTTCATGCattcttcttttaatacttttagaaGGTATCATTGGTTTCCAAAAGGGAGATTCAAGTAGGTGTAGGATCTCTTTTTATATCATTCTATATCAGTTTGTTCTGTTTCAGCTCTGTTCTTGTTCTGTTTCTTGCCAAATCCAagcactatatatatatatatatatatatcttagaAACCCCTTGAATCATCCAATTCagaaagatttattttcttgcaaTGGATTCTTTCAATCAAGCTAGAGTGTTCCGATACAATCCGAGTTCGAACACAATGACTGATGGGGATGGTGATCCTGAAGAGTCCGGGATTCTTGAAATATATGTTCACCATGCTAGGAATATTCATAACATATGCATCTATGATAACCAAGACGTGTATGCAAAATTCTCTCTTACTTATAACCCAGACGAGACTCACTCAACTAGAATCATCAATGGAGGCGGAAAGAACCCAGAATTCAATGAAAAACTAGTGATCAAAGTCACTCAACTTGATGCAGTTCTGAAATGTGAGATTTGGATGCTTAGTAGAGCTAGAAATTACATGGAAGATCAACTTTTGGGATTTGCTTTAGTCCCAATTTCACAAATCATTGGCAAAGGAAAAGTAACTGAAGATTATAGCCTTTCCTCAACTGATCTCTTTCATTCACCTGCTGGTACTGTCCAATTGTCTCTTTCTTTGAACAAATCTTTGCCTGCCAATCCTTCATCATCAACACCTGCTGCTTCCATATCAGCTGAAGTTGTGTTGCTGGATAGAAAAATATCACAAGTTATTCTTGATCCTGTCGAGTATTCGCGGATCGAATTTCCTGACATCAATGTTGTTAGAGAGAATCAACAAATGGTGTCTGAATATTTTGATGGTTTGGGTTCAAAACCTGGTTCATTTCTCCATCTTGGTGCTTCTCCTAACCTTATTGTGGACTATGAGATGACTGCAAATTCTCCTGAAGAAAATCAAGGGGATTCAGCTTCTCCTACTGATAGTAGCATACAGAATTCAGGTTTCCTGAGCTCCACTACGACTAGCTTAAGCGATGATTCCATTGATAAAAAAGGTACTAATCTTCTAGGGGGTCATTCATCAGTCACTACTGAAGTTAAT
The Ricinus communis isolate WT05 ecotype wild-type chromosome 1, ASM1957865v1, whole genome shotgun sequence DNA segment above includes these coding regions:
- the LOC125369044 gene encoding uncharacterized protein LOC125369044, which translates into the protein MDSFNQARVFRYNPSSNTMTDGDGDPEESGILEIYVHHARNIHNICIYDNQDVYAKFSLTYNPDETHSTRIINGGGKNPEFNEKLVIKVTQLDAVLKCEIWMLSRARNYMEDQLLGFALVPISQIIGKGKVTEDYSLSSTDLFHSPAGTVQLSLSLNKSLPANPSSSTPAASISAEVVLLDRKISQVILDPVEYSRIEFPDINVVRENQQMVSEYFDGLGSKPGSFLHLGASPNLIVDYEMTANSPEENQGDSASPTDSSIQNSGFLSSTTTSLSDDSIDKKGTNLLGGHSSVTTEVNHGSSTCPDTPTSKKGSEVREDKDSSFSSKDEESNKEGSSIDSVKFSQVFSSPLGNINLEAEQQSVMQQQIVDMYMRSMQQFTESLAKMKLPMDLDKPEHEDPGDLIQSHSNTLEVDKKKKDGSRVFYGSRAFF